TTCCTGTCTGCTCGTCTACTTCTTCGATTTTTCCGTCTTCAGATACTTTAACATTTACTAAAGTAACAAAGCCTTCATCCGTTTCAGGCTCCTGATCAAGAACCTCAAATATTCTTTCCGCTCCGGCTATTGCCTGAAGAATAGAGTTAAACTGCTGGGATATTTGATTTATAGGCTGGCTGAAGCTTCTTGTATACTGTAAAAATGATGCAAGAGAACCTAAGTCGAAGCCGAATCTTATGGAATATATGGCCCCAAGCATAGCTGTTACGGCATAAAGCACATAAGATAAATTCACCAGAACAGGCATCATGAGATTTGCAAAGGTATTGGCCCCGCAGGCGGAAGCAAAAAGCTCATCATTCAGTTTTTCAAAATTGTCCTTTGATACTTCCTCATAATTAAATACCTTTACAACCTTCTGGCCTTCTATCATTTCTTCAACGTATCCGTTAAGGTTTCCTACGGATTTCTGCTGCCTGCCGAAATAAAACCGGCTTCTTTTTCCAAGACCCTTTACGGCATTAAGCATTACAAAAAGCATTGCAACTACAATAAGCGTAAGCACAGGGCTCAGCAGAAGCATTGAGATGAATACCCCTACGGCCATTACAACGGAATTTATAAACTGTATACTGCTTTGGCCAAGCAATTCCCTTAGGGCATCCGTATCGCTTGTAAACCGGCTCATGATTTCCCCGTGGGTTCTCGAATCAAAATATTTAAGGGGCAATGTCTGCAAATGGCTGAATAAGTCGGTACGTATTTTATAAAGTGCAGTCGTTGCTACCTTTACCATGATTCTGTTATAAACAAAAGTTGCAATTGCTCCTGCAGCATAGATACAGCCCATAATCATAAGAGCGTTTATAAATCCGCTTAAATCGGGATTTTCATGCTTTACATAAGGAAGTATATAGTTATTGATAAGAGGCTTTAAAAAATACGTTCCTGCAATCTGTGCCCCGGAGCTTATCAGAACAAACAGGAGAACAAGGCTTAGATACAGTTCAAATCCGCTTAAATAGCTGAAAATTCTTTTTATTGTCTTAATAGGATTTTTAGGCTTTTCAAATTTCTTTCCTTCTCGCGCCATTAAGCCTCCTCCTTCATTTGAGA
This is a stretch of genomic DNA from Anaeropeptidivorans aminofermentans. It encodes these proteins:
- a CDS encoding ABC transporter ATP-binding protein, translated to MAREGKKFEKPKNPIKTIKRIFSYLSGFELYLSLVLLFVLISSGAQIAGTYFLKPLINNYILPYVKHENPDLSGFINALMIMGCIYAAGAIATFVYNRIMVKVATTALYKIRTDLFSHLQTLPLKYFDSRTHGEIMSRFTSDTDALRELLGQSSIQFINSVVMAVGVFISMLLLSPVLTLIVVAMLFVMLNAVKGLGKRSRFYFGRQQKSVGNLNGYVEEMIEGQKVVKVFNYEEVSKDNFEKLNDELFASACGANTFANLMMPVLVNLSYVLYAVTAMLGAIYSIRFGFDLGSLASFLQYTRSFSQPINQISQQFNSILQAIAGAERIFEVLDQEPETDEGFVTLVNVKVSEDGKIEEVDEQTGTWAWKNPQEGKELYTLLKGDVTFTDVVFGYEENKTVLKEISLYAKPGQKIAFVGSTGAGKTTITNLLNRFYDVPDGRIRYDGININKIKKADLRRSLGMVLQDTHLFSGTIFDNIRYGRLDATDEEVVAAAKLANAHSFIKYMPEGYNTYITDDGGSLSQGQRQLLSIARAAVANPPVLVLDEATSSIDTRTEFLIEEGMNQLMKGRTVFVIAHRLSTVRNANAIMVMENGEIIERGDHSELLKEKGRYYKLYTGMFELS